A part of Tardiphaga sp. vice304 genomic DNA contains:
- a CDS encoding SET domain-containing protein — MPDLSSKPFRVGRSKTGLGLFATQPIKKGAKIIRYFGPLLDSKKKKDDAVENKYLFQLNDRWTIDGSVRKNVARYINHSCKPNAESDVNPRKKRVIIRSIKKIEAGDEINYDYGTEYFKAYLKPIGCKCDACEKKRAKKKAEARAEKAALKAKALRKADKLAEKAKLARKAKVVKSKAVKNKAAGKTKTVTKKASAKTAKARPGAAKASKSKA; from the coding sequence ATGCCAGATCTGTCCAGCAAGCCTTTTCGCGTCGGCCGCTCGAAAACCGGTCTCGGCCTGTTCGCCACGCAGCCGATCAAGAAGGGCGCCAAGATCATCCGCTACTTCGGGCCATTGCTGGATTCGAAGAAGAAGAAGGACGATGCGGTCGAGAACAAATATCTATTCCAGTTGAACGACCGCTGGACCATCGACGGCTCGGTGCGCAAGAACGTCGCGCGCTACATCAATCATTCCTGCAAGCCGAACGCCGAATCCGACGTCAATCCGCGCAAGAAGCGCGTCATCATCCGCTCGATCAAGAAGATCGAGGCGGGCGACGAGATCAACTATGATTACGGTACCGAGTACTTCAAGGCCTATCTAAAGCCGATCGGCTGCAAGTGCGATGCCTGCGAGAAGAAGCGTGCGAAGAAGAAGGCCGAGGCCCGTGCCGAGAAGGCCGCGTTGAAAGCCAAGGCGCTGCGCAAGGCGGACAAGCTCGCGGAAAAAGCCAAGCTCGCGCGCAAGGCCAAGGTTGTGAAGAGCAAGGCTGTGAAGAACAAAGCCGCCGGAAAGACGAAGACTGTAACGAAGAAGGCTTCGGCGAAGACCGCCAAGGCAAGGCCAGGGGCTGCGAAGGCCAGCAAGTCCAAGGCCTGA
- a CDS encoding DUF6894 family protein, protein MPLFYFHLVAARATVLDEDGIRLADREKALAYARDLMDELARSVKTTGSVIVVENDDDGEMFEVPPLGPSH, encoded by the coding sequence GTGCCCCTGTTTTATTTTCACCTCGTCGCCGCCCGAGCCACGGTCCTGGATGAGGACGGCATCCGCCTTGCCGACCGCGAGAAGGCGCTGGCCTATGCGCGGGACCTGATGGACGAACTGGCGCGTAGCGTAAAGACCACAGGCAGCGTCATCGTCGTCGAGAACGATGATGACGGCGAAATGTTCGAGGTGCCGCCGCTTGGCCCGTCCCATTGA
- a CDS encoding DsbA family oxidoreductase — protein MSAIKPLQIDIVSDVVCPWCYIGKKRIEDALALAAEIPVEVHWRPFFLNPWIPPEGIDRDSYLETKFGSVDAYKGIAERVVAAASEEGLSYQPAKVKRQPNTVDCHRLILWAEPSGKSAAVKQRLMELYFRDGGDLTRTETLVQAAADVGLDADDIRRRLATDEDVARISADAKEAADKGISGVPTYVFAGKYAVSGAQPAEQLARAIRQVSAEVNAEAAE, from the coding sequence ATGAGTGCCATCAAGCCGCTGCAGATCGACATCGTCTCCGACGTGGTGTGCCCGTGGTGCTATATCGGCAAGAAGCGCATCGAGGATGCGCTGGCGCTGGCCGCGGAGATTCCGGTCGAGGTGCATTGGCGGCCGTTCTTTCTCAATCCGTGGATACCGCCCGAGGGCATCGATCGCGACAGCTATCTCGAGACCAAGTTTGGATCAGTGGACGCCTATAAGGGGATAGCGGAGCGCGTCGTCGCCGCGGCCTCCGAGGAGGGGTTGAGCTACCAACCGGCGAAGGTGAAGCGCCAGCCCAACACAGTCGATTGCCATCGCCTGATCCTGTGGGCGGAGCCGTCCGGCAAGTCCGCCGCGGTCAAGCAGCGGCTGATGGAATTGTATTTCCGCGATGGCGGCGATCTCACCCGGACCGAAACGCTGGTGCAGGCCGCGGCCGATGTCGGCCTCGATGCCGACGACATCCGCCGCCGGCTCGCCACCGATGAGGACGTCGCGCGCATTTCGGCCGATGCCAAGGAAGCCGCCGACAAGGGCATTTCCGGCGTGCCGACCTATGTGTTCGCCGGCAAATATGCGGTGTCCGGCGCGCAGCCGGCGGAGCAACTGGCGCGCGCCATCCGCCAGGTCTCGGCTGAGGTGAATGCCGAGGCTGCGGAGTAA
- a CDS encoding TetR/AcrR family transcriptional regulator, which yields MTNKPVPPRKTRTARSTAPPRAKKVSFKQGVDPKALVRAALEKAKAKAAASPYHHGDLRGALLMAAEKLLERDGLPGLTLRAVAREAGVSHAAPMHHFGDLSGLVSELAAIGFRNFNATMAAAGATGATPVDSALARARAYLSYARTRPGMYRLMFRTDWLDMTRPALREAANASFTALATVSGAQHAGNVATDALTMDQAAQIARNWSLVHGFTMLMLDGRLNDILRRLPEGTDAERLFVEMLKITVAKPA from the coding sequence ATGACCAACAAGCCTGTTCCACCCCGCAAAACCCGCACCGCAAGATCCACAGCCCCGCCAAGAGCGAAAAAAGTTTCGTTTAAACAGGGCGTTGACCCCAAGGCACTGGTCCGCGCAGCGCTCGAAAAGGCCAAAGCGAAGGCCGCAGCGTCGCCCTATCATCACGGGGATTTGCGCGGCGCGCTGCTCATGGCGGCGGAGAAACTGTTGGAGCGCGATGGATTGCCCGGCCTGACGCTGCGCGCCGTGGCACGGGAGGCCGGCGTCTCGCACGCCGCGCCGATGCATCATTTCGGCGACCTGTCCGGCTTGGTCAGCGAACTCGCCGCGATCGGCTTTCGCAATTTCAACGCGACCATGGCCGCGGCCGGGGCCACCGGCGCCACGCCGGTGGACAGCGCGCTGGCCCGGGCGCGGGCCTATCTCTCTTATGCCCGGACGCGGCCGGGGATGTACCGGCTGATGTTTCGCACCGACTGGCTCGACATGACGCGGCCGGCGCTGCGCGAGGCGGCCAACGCCTCGTTCACCGCACTGGCCACGGTGTCCGGCGCCCAGCACGCCGGCAACGTCGCCACCGATGCCCTGACAATGGACCAAGCGGCCCAGATCGCGCGCAACTGGTCGCTGGTGCACGGCTTCACCATGCTGATGCTGGACGGCCGACTCAACGATATCCTGCGGCGGCTGCCGGAAGGTACCGACGCTGAGAGGCTGTTTGTGGAGATGCTCAAGATCACCGTTGCCAAGCCGGCCTGA
- a CDS encoding DoxX family protein — protein sequence MFITTDDFRIKAENFDLTNGTNILRIACGAFLIPHVMGKFAAGGLSAGVVGFFAKAGFHPPEAWVALAAAAEIVAAITMILGICTRFAALGSFALLLVTVYALHMVKGFGWTWNTGGYEYPVFWAIASGVVALEAWKVTLKRSSATRAPVGMKLAA from the coding sequence ATGTTCATCACCACCGACGACTTTCGCATCAAGGCGGAAAACTTCGACCTGACGAATGGCACCAACATCCTGCGGATCGCCTGCGGCGCGTTCCTGATCCCGCACGTCATGGGCAAGTTCGCTGCGGGCGGGCTCAGCGCCGGTGTCGTCGGCTTCTTCGCCAAGGCCGGATTTCATCCGCCGGAGGCCTGGGTGGCGCTCGCAGCCGCAGCGGAAATCGTGGCGGCCATCACGATGATCCTGGGCATCTGCACCCGCTTCGCCGCCCTTGGCAGCTTCGCACTGCTGCTGGTGACGGTCTATGCCCTGCACATGGTCAAGGGCTTCGGCTGGACCTGGAACACTGGCGGCTATGAATATCCGGTGTTCTGGGCGATCGCTTCGGGTGTGGTGGCACTGGAGGCGTGGAAGGTGACGTTGAAGCGGTCGTCGGCGACGCGGGCCCCGGTCGGCATGAAGCTCGCCGCCTGA
- a CDS encoding Bug family tripartite tricarboxylate transporter substrate binding protein, which yields MRHLASVTGLRAAIAAAVITFTTSIGGTAVAQSAATYPERRVTFVVPYAAGGATDVVARLLASRLQEAWKQTIVVENKSGAGGVIGNDFVAKAPADGYTVLVAITQIIQAPSLMSSLPYDVFKDLAPVSQVALSPIVLTIPDAQPMKSLKDLIDLAKASPGKYAYGSFGNATTSHLYGELLKQTAAIDMNHVPYRGSAPLLNDLLGNQITAAFVDLTTAGPQLAAGKVRALAVGGETRKKVLPDVPTLAELGYPGFEAEGWIGLFVPKATPKDIVTRLSAELARIIASPEGMAGLQAVNLIPVGGTADSFEATLKRDFDRWATVARTAGVRGE from the coding sequence ATGAGACACCTGGCATCGGTCACCGGACTGCGCGCGGCCATCGCGGCGGCGGTGATCACGTTCACCACCTCGATCGGCGGGACGGCCGTGGCGCAGTCCGCGGCGACCTATCCCGAGCGGCGCGTCACCTTCGTGGTGCCCTATGCCGCCGGCGGCGCCACCGACGTCGTCGCGCGGCTGCTGGCGAGCCGGCTGCAGGAGGCCTGGAAACAGACCATCGTGGTGGAGAACAAATCGGGCGCCGGCGGCGTGATCGGAAACGACTTCGTCGCCAAGGCGCCGGCCGATGGCTACACCGTGCTGGTCGCCATCACCCAGATCATCCAGGCGCCGAGCCTGATGTCGAGCCTGCCCTATGACGTGTTCAAGGATCTGGCGCCGGTCAGCCAGGTCGCGTTGTCGCCGATCGTGCTGACGATCCCGGACGCGCAGCCGATGAAATCCTTGAAGGACCTGATCGACCTCGCCAAGGCCAGCCCCGGCAAATATGCCTATGGCTCGTTCGGCAATGCGACCACCTCGCATCTTTATGGCGAATTGCTGAAGCAGACCGCCGCCATCGATATGAACCACGTGCCGTATCGCGGTTCGGCGCCGCTGCTGAACGATCTGCTCGGCAACCAGATCACCGCGGCCTTCGTCGATCTCACCACCGCCGGCCCGCAGCTCGCCGCCGGCAAGGTGCGGGCGCTCGCCGTGGGCGGCGAGACGCGCAAGAAAGTGCTGCCCGACGTGCCGACGCTGGCCGAACTCGGCTATCCCGGCTTCGAGGCGGAGGGCTGGATCGGCCTGTTCGTGCCGAAGGCGACGCCGAAGGATATCGTCACCAGATTGTCGGCTGAACTGGCCCGCATCATCGCGTCACCGGAAGGCATGGCCGGCTTGCAGGCGGTCAATCTGATCCCGGTCGGCGGCACCGCGGACAGCTTCGAGGCGACGTTGAAGCGCGATTTCGATCGTTGGGCGACGGTCGCCAGAACCGCCGGCGTCCGCGGCGAATGA
- a CDS encoding caspase family protein, with protein MVRSVLRPALLAAALLINAPAGAENRIALVIGQSAYRAVTPLPNPVNDARAMAQMLGDAGFEVQSASDLGQNELRARIGAFAASVAEKGPDTVSLVFYAGHGLQIDGENYLVPVDVDPKREADIPLQAVRLNDILNTLTSVPSRTRIILLDACRNNPFPGINKTTGRGLAHVDVKLGTAGTLLSFSTSPGAEAEDGSGGNSPYTAALLKAGREPNLAIEDAFKRVRLSVNLATEGRQTPWESSSLVSDFRFFGSSVATAAVADAKPSDSSTASDSRTAEPKITEAKASDAKASEAKASESMAAAPKPAKRTADEWRRQLQGKKVEQANELIVADGSVEAYEAFVALYAQPPLGPQAREWLDRHYKMVAWNNAVITNTASSYAAFLAKYPDSDLTPTAKKLEDRTRNRTTPVAATGLQPIPVALAAPACPCGAPGVAPIKANLGKPALPKPEPKKKKQAEPDRRADRSPPRLREIDEVVVVRRTPVYAPSPGISIGGYGYRGGFNRGGGGYSGNSGGRGRY; from the coding sequence ATGGTTCGTTCTGTGCTTCGCCCCGCGCTTCTTGCCGCGGCCCTCCTGATCAACGCGCCGGCAGGGGCTGAAAACCGGATCGCGCTGGTGATCGGGCAATCCGCCTACCGCGCGGTGACGCCGCTGCCCAATCCGGTCAATGATGCCCGCGCGATGGCGCAGATGCTGGGCGACGCCGGCTTCGAGGTGCAATCGGCCTCCGACCTCGGCCAGAACGAATTGCGCGCGCGGATCGGCGCGTTTGCCGCATCCGTCGCCGAGAAGGGGCCGGACACGGTGTCGCTGGTGTTCTACGCCGGCCACGGGCTGCAGATCGACGGTGAGAACTATCTGGTGCCGGTCGATGTCGATCCGAAACGCGAGGCCGACATTCCGCTGCAGGCAGTGCGGCTGAACGACATCCTCAACACCCTCACATCGGTGCCATCCAGGACCCGCATCATCCTGCTCGATGCCTGCCGCAACAACCCGTTCCCCGGCATCAACAAGACTACCGGCCGCGGCCTCGCCCATGTCGACGTCAAGCTCGGCACTGCCGGCACGCTGCTGTCGTTCTCGACCTCGCCGGGCGCGGAAGCCGAGGACGGCAGCGGCGGCAACAGCCCCTATACCGCCGCGCTGCTGAAAGCCGGTCGTGAGCCGAACCTGGCGATCGAGGACGCCTTCAAGCGGGTGCGGCTCTCGGTCAACCTCGCCACCGAAGGCCGGCAGACGCCGTGGGAAAGTTCGTCGCTGGTCAGCGATTTTCGTTTCTTCGGCTCCAGCGTTGCGACCGCAGCAGTCGCGGATGCGAAGCCGTCTGATAGCAGCACGGCGTCCGACAGCAGAACGGCGGAGCCGAAAATTACCGAAGCCAAAGCTTCTGATGCGAAAGCTTCCGAAGCCAAAGCTTCCGAATCTATGGCGGCGGCGCCGAAGCCGGCGAAGCGCACGGCCGACGAATGGCGCCGCCAATTGCAGGGCAAGAAGGTGGAGCAGGCCAACGAGCTGATCGTCGCCGACGGGTCGGTCGAGGCCTATGAGGCCTTCGTCGCGCTGTATGCGCAGCCGCCGCTCGGCCCGCAGGCGCGCGAGTGGCTGGACCGGCACTACAAGATGGTAGCCTGGAATAATGCGGTGATTACCAACACCGCGTCATCCTACGCGGCGTTTCTCGCGAAATATCCCGACAGCGACCTGACGCCGACGGCGAAGAAGCTCGAGGATCGCACCCGCAATCGCACCACACCGGTCGCAGCAACCGGCTTGCAGCCGATCCCGGTGGCGCTGGCGGCGCCGGCTTGCCCGTGCGGCGCGCCGGGCGTGGCGCCGATCAAGGCGAATCTGGGCAAGCCCGCTCTGCCGAAGCCTGAGCCGAAGAAAAAGAAGCAGGCCGAACCCGACCGGCGCGCCGATCGCAGCCCGCCGCGGCTGCGCGAGATCGACGAGGTGGTGGTGGTCCGGCGCACGCCGGTCTATGCGCCGTCGCCGGGCATTTCGATCGGCGGTTACGGGTACCGCGGCGGATTCAACCGCGGCGGCGGCGGCTATAGCGGCAATAGCGGCGGCCGCGGGCGCTATTGA
- a CDS encoding ABC transporter ATP-binding protein encodes MTEPVLSVRHLRVEFASRRGVLRAIDGVSFDIARGEVLGVVGESGAGKSVTGLAAIGLIDPPGRIAGGEIYLAGLRIDNLAPEEMRKIRGKRIGMIFQDPLTSLNPLYRIGDQLVETIRTHLNLNETAARKRAIELLAEVGIPAPDKRIDAFPHEFSGGMRQRVVIALAIAAEPELIIADEPTTALDVSVQAQIIALLRRLGRDHGTAVMLVTHDMGVIAETSDRVAVMYSGRIAEIGPVRDVVQNPLHPYAKGLMGAIPTLSGDASKRLVQIDGAMPRLSAIPDGCAFHPRCTFAFGRCRIERPEPIAVGSQRVACHLYDTANAGAVS; translated from the coding sequence ATGACCGAACCCGTGCTCTCCGTCCGTCATCTGCGCGTCGAATTCGCCAGCCGCCGCGGCGTGTTGCGCGCCATCGACGGCGTGTCGTTCGATATCGCACGGGGCGAAGTGCTGGGCGTGGTCGGCGAATCCGGCGCCGGCAAGTCGGTGACCGGGCTCGCCGCCATCGGGCTGATCGATCCGCCCGGTCGCATCGCCGGTGGCGAGATTTATCTCGCCGGCCTGCGCATCGATAACCTCGCCCCGGAGGAAATGCGAAAGATTCGCGGCAAGCGGATCGGAATGATCTTCCAGGATCCGCTGACCAGCCTCAACCCGCTGTACCGGATCGGCGACCAGCTGGTCGAGACCATCCGCACGCATCTCAACCTGAACGAGACCGCCGCGCGAAAGCGCGCGATCGAGCTGCTCGCCGAGGTCGGCATTCCCGCGCCGGACAAGCGCATCGACGCTTTTCCTCACGAATTTTCCGGCGGCATGCGGCAGCGCGTGGTGATCGCGCTGGCGATCGCCGCCGAGCCCGAGCTGATCATCGCCGACGAACCGACCACCGCGCTCGACGTCTCCGTGCAGGCGCAGATCATCGCGCTGCTGCGACGGCTCGGCCGCGACCACGGCACGGCGGTGATGCTGGTGACCCATGACATGGGCGTGATCGCCGAAACCTCGGACCGCGTCGCGGTGATGTATTCCGGACGCATCGCCGAGATCGGACCGGTGCGCGACGTCGTGCAGAATCCGCTGCATCCCTATGCCAAGGGCCTTATGGGCGCGATCCCCACCCTGTCGGGCGATGCCTCGAAACGCCTGGTGCAGATCGATGGCGCGATGCCGCGGCTTTCCGCAATTCCCGATGGCTGCGCCTTCCACCCGCGCTGCACATTCGCTTTCGGCCGCTGCCGCATCGAGCGGCCGGAGCCGATCGCGGTGGGCAGCCAGCGCGTCGCCTGCCATCTCTACGACACGGCGAATGCGGGGGCGGTATCATGA
- the recA gene encoding recombinase RecA, with protein sequence MASTPTALRIVEGSSMDKTKALSAALSQIERQFGKGSVMKLGKNDRSMDIETISSGSLGLDIALGVGGLPRGRVVEIYGPESSGKTTLALHTVAEGQKKGGICAFIDAEHALDPVYARKLGVNIDELLISQPDTGEQALEICDTLVRSGAVDVLVIDSVAALVPRAELEGEMGDALPGLQARLMSQALRKLTASINKSNTMVIFINQIRMKIGVMYGSPETTTGGNALKFYASVRLDIRRIGAIKERDEVVGNQTRVKVVKNKLAPPFKQVEFDIMYGEGVSKMGEILDLGVKAGIIEKSGAWFSYDSQRLGQGRENSKAFLKANPDMTAKIEASIRQNSGLIAEQILAGSPERDAEGEEPTEDE encoded by the coding sequence ATGGCCTCGACCCCGACTGCCCTGCGTATCGTTGAAGGATCCTCCATGGACAAGACCAAGGCCCTGTCGGCCGCGCTGTCGCAGATCGAGCGCCAGTTCGGCAAGGGTTCGGTGATGAAGCTCGGCAAGAATGATCGCTCGATGGATATCGAGACGATCTCGTCGGGCTCGCTCGGTCTGGACATCGCGCTCGGCGTCGGCGGCCTGCCGCGCGGCCGGGTGGTCGAGATCTATGGGCCGGAATCCTCGGGCAAGACCACTTTGGCGCTGCACACGGTCGCCGAAGGCCAGAAGAAGGGCGGCATCTGCGCCTTCATCGACGCCGAACACGCGCTCGATCCGGTCTATGCCCGCAAGCTCGGCGTCAACATTGACGAGTTGCTGATCTCGCAGCCCGATACCGGCGAGCAGGCGCTGGAAATCTGCGACACGCTGGTGCGTTCCGGCGCGGTCGACGTGCTGGTGATCGATTCGGTCGCCGCTCTGGTGCCGCGCGCCGAGCTCGAAGGCGAGATGGGCGATGCGCTGCCCGGCCTGCAGGCCCGCTTGATGAGCCAGGCGCTGCGCAAGCTGACCGCCTCGATCAACAAGTCGAATACGATGGTGATCTTCATCAACCAGATCCGCATGAAGATCGGCGTGATGTATGGCTCGCCCGAAACCACCACCGGCGGTAATGCGCTGAAATTCTACGCCTCGGTCCGCCTCGACATCCGCCGCATCGGCGCGATCAAAGAGCGCGACGAGGTGGTCGGTAACCAGACCCGCGTCAAGGTCGTCAAGAACAAGCTGGCGCCGCCCTTCAAGCAGGTCGAATTCGACATCATGTATGGCGAAGGTGTCTCCAAGATGGGCGAGATCCTCGATCTCGGCGTCAAGGCCGGCATCATCGAAAAGTCCGGCGCCTGGTTCTCTTACGACAGCCAGCGTCTCGGCCAGGGCCGCGAGAATTCGAAAGCCTTCCTGAAGGCTAATCCGGATATGACCGCCAAGATCGAAGCCTCGATCCGCCAGAACTCCGGCCTGATTGCCGAACAGATTCTGGCCGGTTCGCCGGAGCGCGACGCCGAGGGCGAAGAGCCCACTGAAGACGAGTAA
- a CDS encoding ABC transporter ATP-binding protein translates to MSALVQVRDLKRAFDVSKPWLNRVIEGAPMEFLRAVDGVSFEIARGETFALVGESGSGKTTVARMVVGLLPPSSGDVLIDGVSMSDPGQAGARRALRRRIQMIFQDPYASLNPRMRVDAIIAEPIRAFELLRGEREIRGRVGELLTLVGLHPDDGAKFPHQFSGGQRQRVAIARALASEADFIVCDEPTSALDVSVQAQILNLMRDLQDRFGLTYLFISHNLAVVRHMASRIGVMYLGRIVEIAEGRELFSHPRMPYTKMLLGAVPDLAMSGRPRIAVTGEIPNPIDPPSGCAFHPRCPEVFAPCRNVAPALIEGVACHAVNGAPK, encoded by the coding sequence ATGAGCGCGCTGGTGCAGGTCCGCGACCTCAAGCGCGCCTTCGACGTCTCCAAGCCGTGGCTCAACCGCGTGATCGAGGGCGCGCCAATGGAATTCTTGCGCGCGGTCGACGGCGTCTCGTTCGAGATCGCGCGCGGCGAGACCTTTGCGCTGGTCGGCGAATCCGGCTCCGGCAAGACCACGGTGGCGCGGATGGTCGTCGGCCTGCTGCCGCCATCCTCCGGCGACGTGCTGATCGACGGCGTCTCGATGAGCGATCCCGGACAGGCGGGCGCACGGCGCGCGCTGCGCCGACGCATCCAGATGATTTTTCAGGATCCCTATGCCAGCCTCAATCCGCGGATGCGGGTCGACGCCATCATCGCCGAGCCGATCCGTGCGTTCGAGCTGTTACGCGGCGAGCGCGAGATCCGCGGCCGGGTCGGCGAGTTGCTGACGCTGGTCGGGCTGCATCCCGATGACGGGGCGAAGTTTCCGCACCAGTTCTCCGGCGGCCAGCGCCAGCGCGTCGCGATCGCGAGGGCACTCGCATCCGAGGCGGACTTCATCGTCTGCGACGAGCCGACCTCGGCGCTCGACGTCTCGGTGCAGGCGCAGATACTGAACCTGATGCGCGACCTGCAGGACCGGTTCGGCCTGACCTATCTGTTCATCAGCCACAACCTTGCGGTGGTCCGCCACATGGCGAGCCGGATCGGCGTGATGTATCTCGGCCGTATCGTCGAGATCGCGGAGGGCCGCGAATTGTTCAGCCATCCGCGCATGCCGTACACGAAAATGCTGCTCGGCGCGGTGCCGGATCTGGCGATGTCCGGACGCCCCCGGATTGCGGTGACCGGCGAGATCCCCAATCCGATCGACCCGCCATCCGGCTGCGCGTTTCATCCGCGCTGCCCGGAAGTGTTCGCGCCGTGCCGCAATGTGGCGCCGGCGCTGATCGAAGGCGTGGCTTGCCATGCGGTGAACGGCGCCCCGAAGTAA
- a CDS encoding GNAT family N-acetyltransferase — translation MEQDTNEAVGRRRTALPALTAVAPEAWRALAARAIEPNGYYLPDWELAVNASATGRTGAAALAAWSAAAAPRLLGLLPVVSFWRALRLPLPALVSASPYGTLTTPLLDRTETRAAAGALLDRARNSGARALLLRDVPLHGAAMAALTAVLDAQGLAARVLQSGQRACLDATQDADDVLRDGLGAKKLKELRRQRARLADQGEVRFTVAREPADIAVALETILALEAGGWKGKRGTALAQDAGDNAFIRRAVPALAATGQCEIIALHAGNVPVAAAIVLRHLDRAFYFKIGIDERFAKFSPGVQLTLDLTRHLCADPAIASADSTAAPGHPMIDPIWRGRLMIGDVLIPLRKDDQMAAMMFTALKLRQSATVGLRSVVRKLRG, via the coding sequence ATCGAGCAAGATACGAACGAAGCCGTTGGCCGGCGCCGCACGGCGCTGCCGGCGCTGACGGCGGTCGCGCCGGAGGCGTGGCGCGCGCTGGCGGCCCGCGCCATCGAGCCGAACGGCTATTATCTGCCGGACTGGGAGCTGGCGGTGAATGCCAGTGCCACCGGCCGCACCGGCGCCGCGGCGCTGGCGGCGTGGTCGGCTGCGGCGGCGCCTCGCCTGCTTGGCCTGCTGCCGGTAGTGTCGTTCTGGCGCGCCTTGCGGCTGCCGCTGCCCGCCCTGGTCAGCGCCTCGCCCTATGGCACCCTGACCACGCCGCTGCTCGACCGCACCGAGACCCGCGCGGCCGCGGGCGCCCTGCTCGACCGAGCACGCAACAGTGGCGCGCGCGCGCTGCTGCTGCGCGACGTCCCGCTGCACGGCGCGGCGATGGCTGCGCTGACCGCGGTGCTCGACGCGCAGGGCCTCGCGGCCCGCGTGCTGCAATCGGGCCAGCGCGCCTGCCTCGACGCGACGCAGGACGCCGACGACGTGCTGCGCGACGGGCTCGGCGCCAAGAAGCTGAAGGAATTGCGCCGCCAGCGCGCAAGGCTGGCCGACCAGGGCGAGGTCCGCTTCACGGTCGCGCGCGAACCGGCCGACATCGCCGTGGCGCTGGAGACCATTCTCGCGCTGGAGGCCGGCGGCTGGAAGGGCAAGCGCGGCACGGCGCTGGCGCAGGATGCCGGCGACAACGCCTTCATCCGCCGCGCCGTCCCGGCGCTGGCCGCCACCGGCCAGTGCGAGATCATCGCGCTGCACGCAGGCAACGTGCCGGTCGCGGCCGCGATCGTGCTGCGGCATCTCGACCGCGCGTTCTATTTCAAGATCGGCATCGACGAGCGTTTTGCGAAATTCTCGCCAGGCGTGCAGCTCACCCTCGACCTGACCCGCCATCTCTGCGCCGACCCCGCCATCGCCAGCGCCGATTCCACCGCAGCCCCCGGCCATCCGATGATCGACCCGATCTGGCGCGGCCGGCTGATGATCGGCGACGTGCTGATCCCGCTGCGCAAAGATGATCAAATGGCGGCGATGATGTTCACGGCGCTGAAGCTGCGGCAGTCGGCAACGGTCGGGTTGCGAAGTGTAGTACGCAAACTGCGCGGTTGA
- a CDS encoding DUF6321 domain-containing protein: MAKKKDAAGKDPKGGLTAAGRKAFAKKDGSHLKPGVTKKASEMTLTEMRRKGSWAVRFYGRAKLPPLIDANGEPTRLALSAHAWGEKVPKTEKAARKIARKGEKLLKRYRKAKASA; the protein is encoded by the coding sequence ATGGCGAAGAAAAAAGACGCCGCCGGGAAAGACCCGAAAGGCGGCTTGACGGCGGCGGGCCGCAAGGCCTTCGCCAAGAAGGACGGCTCGCATCTCAAGCCCGGCGTGACGAAGAAAGCCTCGGAGATGACGCTGACCGAGATGCGCCGCAAGGGATCGTGGGCCGTGCGCTTCTACGGCCGCGCCAAGCTGCCGCCCTTGATCGATGCCAATGGAGAGCCGACGCGGCTTGCGCTTTCGGCGCATGCCTGGGGCGAGAAGGTGCCGAAGACCGAGAAGGCGGCCCGCAAGATCGCCCGCAAGGGCGAGAAGCTGCTGAAACGCTATCGCAAGGCCAAGGCGTCGGCCTGA